A genomic stretch from Verrucomicrobiota bacterium includes:
- a CDS encoding TPM domain-containing protein, whose translation MECPYCGGELSEFLPQCPHCGIDLTRLDAVMGAVPRLSPDITDSAQILTAPVRRRLLASIHRFHRSFPQIRLSMVTVSETPNVSLRTYAFWIFNRSAFGSGFSKGPKNRHILLALHSGSNEAALMVGYGLEPFVGRRHLDAILQEQIPHFSRGAWGEGLEGTVQLLEQTLVEIWSAIDQTYGVSIRQIYHEDAHGEEL comes from the coding sequence ATGGAGTGTCCTTACTGCGGCGGCGAGCTGAGCGAGTTTCTCCCGCAATGCCCGCATTGTGGCATCGACCTGACACGGCTGGACGCCGTCATGGGGGCGGTGCCGCGCCTCAGTCCTGACATCACCGACTCCGCGCAAATCCTGACCGCGCCCGTCCGCCGCCGCCTGCTGGCGTCCATCCACCGCTTCCATCGGAGCTTCCCCCAAATCCGCCTCTCCATGGTGACGGTTTCCGAGACCCCGAATGTCTCGCTACGAACCTACGCCTTTTGGATCTTCAATCGAAGTGCCTTTGGGAGTGGCTTCTCGAAGGGTCCCAAAAATCGGCACATCCTCCTGGCGCTCCACAGCGGCAGCAATGAAGCGGCCCTCATGGTGGGCTATGGCTTGGAGCCCTTCGTCGGCCGACGCCACCTGGACGCCATTCTCCAAGAACAAATCCCTCATTTTTCTCGCGGCGCTTGGGGAGAAGGGCTCGAGGGGACGGTCCAACTTCTCGAGCAGACCCTGGTTGAGATTTGGTCGGCGATCGATCAAACCTACGGAGTGAGCATTCGGCAGATTTACCACGAAGACGCCCATGGAGAAGAACTCTGA
- a CDS encoding AI-2E family transporter produces MEKNSESSEEEVPSFPTPFQLRTLWSAICGISILVLLALLTGLIWGTSWVAGFLQPVLLPVAVAGILAYLLEPIVHWLILRKLRKLHAVSLVFGTFALLSLGITAIIVPVTAQQANRLYEQSDDIYLAVSEGLKGFAAENESHPIVEWFSSALDADGNRQRSQAEEWFANNFGEITNTLWNLLSRGFAGMGTFLGVTIGLLLAPVYLWFFLLESSKIKRRWHEFLPLRASRFKDEIVGTLTEINDYLAAFFRGQMLVSLIDGVLVAVGLFAFGLPYALLIGFFVALLGLIPFLGNLLCLIPSLLIAFFHFSLPENQYQWLGNNVWLHVLAVFLIFTMVQNLNSLVTQPKIVGDSVGLHPMTVIFSVLFWTLFLGGMLGPLLAVPLTASLKVILKRYVWDRTLNVDPQESPAVS; encoded by the coding sequence ATGGAGAAGAACTCTGAGTCGAGCGAGGAGGAGGTCCCCTCCTTTCCCACGCCGTTTCAACTGCGGACCCTTTGGTCGGCCATTTGCGGAATTTCCATTTTGGTCCTGCTGGCGCTTTTGACCGGTCTCATCTGGGGCACCAGTTGGGTGGCGGGCTTCCTGCAACCCGTCTTGCTGCCCGTGGCCGTGGCCGGGATCTTGGCCTACCTTTTGGAGCCCATCGTCCATTGGCTGATCCTGCGAAAACTGCGGAAGCTGCACGCAGTCTCGCTCGTCTTTGGGACCTTCGCGCTTCTCTCCTTGGGAATCACCGCCATCATCGTCCCCGTAACAGCGCAGCAGGCCAATCGACTCTATGAGCAAAGTGATGACATTTACCTGGCTGTTAGCGAGGGCCTCAAGGGCTTCGCGGCTGAGAACGAAAGCCATCCCATTGTGGAGTGGTTTTCCTCGGCTCTCGACGCTGACGGCAATCGGCAACGCAGCCAAGCCGAGGAATGGTTTGCCAACAACTTTGGCGAAATCACGAACACCCTCTGGAATCTCCTCTCGCGAGGCTTCGCCGGCATGGGCACCTTCCTAGGAGTGACCATTGGGCTGCTTCTGGCCCCGGTCTACCTCTGGTTCTTTCTTCTGGAATCCTCCAAAATCAAACGGCGCTGGCACGAGTTCCTTCCCCTGCGGGCCTCCCGCTTCAAAGACGAGATTGTGGGCACCCTCACGGAGATCAATGATTACCTGGCGGCCTTTTTCCGCGGGCAAATGCTGGTGAGCTTGATCGATGGCGTGCTGGTGGCCGTGGGGCTCTTCGCCTTCGGCCTCCCCTACGCTCTTCTCATCGGTTTCTTTGTGGCTTTACTGGGATTGATTCCCTTTCTGGGTAATCTTCTCTGTCTCATCCCCTCCCTCCTCATCGCCTTCTTCCACTTCAGCTTGCCGGAGAACCAATACCAGTGGCTCGGGAACAACGTTTGGCTCCACGTGCTGGCGGTGTTTCTGATTTTCACCATGGTCCAGAACCTGAATAGCTTGGTGACCCAACCCAAGATCGTGGGCGACTCCGTAGGACTCCATCCTATGACCGTCATTTTCTCGGTCCTCTTCTGGACGCTCTTCCTGGGTGGCATGCTCGGCCCGCTCTTAGCAGTCCCTCTGACGGCCTCGCTCAAGGTCATTCTCAAGCGCTATGTCTGGGACCGGACTCTCAATGTGGACCCGCAGGAAAGCCCCGCTGTCTCCTAA